In Bacteroidota bacterium, the following are encoded in one genomic region:
- a CDS encoding transcriptional regulator — MPEQQNIEYKQIWHDDYLKWVCGFANSIGGIIYIGKNDSGNVVHLPNYERLMADVPNKIRNSMGIICDVQLEDDEGSKYISIKVSPYSVAVSLRGRFYYRSGSTNLELTGVELTEFLLKKTGKTWDDVVEEGANIQDINEDSLKKFIEDSKEKGRMPETKGLSTFEILEKLQLTDGSKLKRAAIVLFGKDPSRFYPNVQVNIGRFRKDSTDLKFQEIVEGNLVHILNEVQVQLNHKFLTRPVVFSGMQRIENDEYPVDALREMLLNALVHRTYMGAHIQMRVYDDRLSIWNEGGLPLGLILEELKKEHNSRPRNPKIAKACFMAGYIDTWGRGTLKIINACKEAKLPEPDILEKDGGILVILHKRSEHESSQVSNQARSLTFSNIEDIIAFCNQAGNQADNQASDQASEVVNAEIHTRVADILKIAKSWIRREDLFNAIKISNQSKNRKKYLDPLIDLGWISMEYPDKKTHPNQKYKITEPGINLLKLISKP, encoded by the coding sequence TTGCCCGAACAACAAAACATAGAATACAAACAAATCTGGCACGATGATTACCTGAAATGGGTATGTGGTTTTGCCAACTCCATAGGAGGAATCATTTATATCGGAAAAAATGATTCTGGGAATGTAGTTCACTTACCTAACTATGAAAGACTCATGGCGGATGTCCCGAATAAAATTCGAAATAGTATGGGGATCATCTGTGATGTGCAGTTAGAAGATGATGAAGGCAGTAAATATATCTCCATAAAAGTAAGCCCCTACTCTGTTGCCGTATCTTTAAGAGGCAGGTTTTATTATCGTTCCGGCAGTACAAACCTTGAGTTGACCGGGGTTGAATTAACTGAATTTTTATTAAAAAAAACTGGTAAAACTTGGGATGATGTAGTTGAAGAAGGAGCAAATATTCAAGACATTAATGAAGATAGTCTAAAGAAATTCATAGAAGACAGCAAGGAAAAGGGCAGAATGCCGGAAACTAAAGGGTTGTCCACATTTGAGATACTTGAAAAACTACAACTTACCGATGGAAGTAAATTAAAGCGAGCCGCTATTGTTCTTTTCGGGAAAGACCCTAGTAGATTTTATCCCAATGTTCAGGTTAATATTGGCCGTTTTAGGAAAGATTCAACTGACTTAAAATTCCAGGAAATTGTAGAAGGTAACCTAGTTCATATATTAAACGAAGTGCAGGTACAACTGAATCATAAGTTTTTAACCAGACCGGTGGTCTTTTCAGGAATGCAACGTATAGAGAATGATGAATACCCTGTGGATGCATTAAGAGAAATGTTACTCAATGCATTAGTACACAGAACTTATATGGGAGCACACATTCAGATGCGGGTTTATGATGACCGCCTTTCCATCTGGAACGAAGGAGGTTTGCCTTTGGGACTTATTCTTGAAGAATTGAAAAAAGAGCATAACTCTCGTCCACGTAATCCTAAAATTGCAAAAGCATGCTTTATGGCTGGTTATATTGATACTTGGGGGCGAGGTACACTTAAAATTATAAATGCATGTAAAGAAGCTAAGCTTCCTGAGCCGGATATTTTAGAAAAGGATGGTGGTATATTAGTTATTCTTCATAAAAGAAGTGAGCATGAAAGTAGTCAAGTAAGTAACCAAGCTAGAAGCCTAACATTTAGCAACATAGAAGACATCATTGCTTTTTGTAACCAAGCAGGTAACCAAGCTGATAACCAAGCTAGTGACCAAGCTAGTGAGGTAGTTAATGCAGAGATTCATACAAGAGTAGCAGATATACTTAAAATTGCTAAAAGTTGGATAAGGCGTGAAGATTTATTTAATGCTATTAAAATTAGTAATCAATCAAAAAACAGGAAAAAGTATCTAGACCCACTCATAGATTTAGGATGGATTTCCATGGAGTATCCAGATAAAAAAACACATCCAAATCAAAAGTATAAAATCACAGAACCAGGCATTAATTTATTAAAGCTAATAAGCAAACCATAA